The following coding sequences lie in one Rutidosis leptorrhynchoides isolate AG116_Rl617_1_P2 chromosome 6, CSIRO_AGI_Rlap_v1, whole genome shotgun sequence genomic window:
- the LOC139854690 gene encoding uncharacterized protein produces MDEDCSNSRRQREKITNQRYYEIECFNTVLDMQIQEFGDRFSEASTELLSCMSALNPRDSFSMFDSSKLIRLCEFYPKDFNSTDMIEFENELEIYHQSVLNDPKFKDLNGIADLARVMVETRKNRTYPLLYRLLKLALVLPVATATVERCFSSMKIIKSNLRNRIGEEFLNACVICAVEREALVEVKDEDVMERFNNMRLRRGKI; encoded by the coding sequence ATGGATGAAGATTGTAGTAATTCAAGGAGACAAAGGGAGAAAATCACCAATCAACGTTATTATGAGATAGAGTGTTTTAACACCGTTTTGGATATGCAAATTCAAGAGTTTGGTGATCGTTTTAGTGAAGCTAGTACCGAGTTACTTTCTTGTATGTCGGCGTTGAATCCACGCGATTCATTCTCGATGTTTGATTCGTCAAAACTAATAAGGTTGTGTGAGTTTTATCCAAAAGATTTTAATAGTACGGATATGATTGAATTTGAGAATGAACTTGAAATATACCATCAAAGtgtcctaaatgatccaaaatttAAGGACTTGAATGGTATTGCCGACCTTGCTAGAGTGATGGTGGAAACAAGGAAGAATAGAACTTATCCATTGCTTTACCGATTATTAAAGCTAGCATTGGTGTTACCTGTTGCGACCGCAACAGTTGAGCGATGTTTTTCATCAATGAAAATTATAAAGTCGAACCTACGCAACCGTATTGGAGAGGAGTTTCTCAATGCTTGTGTAATTTGTGCGGTCGAAAGAGAAGCTCTAGTCGAAGTAAAAGATGAAGATGTAATGGAGCGTTTTAATAATATGCGTTTACGTAGAGGAAAAATCTAG
- the LOC139855694 gene encoding uncharacterized protein, with translation MVFCSSSLNHSLHHLLLHQQKDSIKQSKNTKFIYDMGKSFVLVAFLLIFISIQPSIVRADDNNKPADPKDPKPVIAPKPKPIDDDVTNYDVLAPEPETGRQRAFCKSKGSCYYKTLTCPAECPERKPKKNKKHKGCFINCGSKCEATCKWRRAKCNGYGSLCYDPRFVGGDGVMFYFHGGKGRDFALVSDTNLQINAHFIGNRPNGRSRDYTWVQAISIMFDTHNLIISAKKVQQWDDSIDVLLVKWNGEEITVPFDGDSEWKTKTELREVVVERTDDTNTVKVSIGELVEIDMKAVPVTKEDDKAHNYQLPSNDAFAHFELQFKFMSLSDNVEGILGKTYRSGYVSPVKRGVAMPIMGGEDKYETPSLTSSVCNACVFQKTMEDNVKADF, from the exons ATGGTGTTTTGTTCTTCATCACTAAACCATAGTCTTCATCATCTCTTACTTCATCAACAAAAAGATTCAATCAAACAATCTAAAAACACAAAGTTTATATACGATATGGGGAAGTCATTTGTTTTAGTGGCTTTCCTTCTCATCTTCATTTCCATACAACCGTCCATTGTGCGAGCTGATGACAACAATAAGCCCGCCGACCCTAAGGACCCAAAACCAGTTATAGCCCCTAAGCCTAAACCGATTGACGATGATGTCACTAACTACGATGTCTTGGCCCCAGAACCAGAGACTGGACGACAACGGGCTTTTTGTAAATCAAAAGGATCTTGTTACTACAAGACACTCACTTGTCCTGCTGAGTGCCCTGAGAGGAAGCCCAAGAAGAACAAGAAGCACAAAGGGTGTTTCATTAATTGTGGTAGCAAGTGTGAAGCTACTTGCAAAT GGAGGAGAGCTAAATGTAATGGATACGGTTCTCTATGTTACGATCCAAGGTTCGTTGGTGGTGACGGAGTTATGTTTTACTTCCATGGTGGTAAGGGACGCGATTTCGCTCTTGTCTCCGACACCAACCTTCAAATCAATGCTCACTTCATCGGAAACCGACCTAATGGTCGTAGCCGAGACTACACATGGGTCCAAGCAATCTCCATCATGTTCGATACACACAACTTAATCATTTCAGCCAAGAAAGTACAACAATGGGACGACTCCATTGATGTACTTCTGGTCAAATGGAACGGTGAAGAAATCACCGTCCCATTTGATGGAGACTCGGAATGGAAAACCAAAACAGAACTACGGGAAGTAGTGGTTGAGAGGACCGATGACACCAACACTGTTAAAGTCTCTATTGGCGAGTTGGTAGAAATCGACATGAAGGCCGTCCCAGTCACCAAAGAAGATGACAAAGCTCATAATTATCAGTTACCTTCAAATGACGCTTTTGCCCATTTCGAGTTACAATTTAAGTTCATGAGTCTTTCGGACAACGTGGAGGGTATCTTAGGGAAAACGTACCGATCGGGGTATGTGAGCCCGGTGAAGAGAGGGGTGGCAATGCCAATAATGGGCGGTGAAGATAAGTATGAAACACCATCTTTAACATCATCAGTTTGTAACGCTTGTGTGTTTCAAAAGACAATGGAGGATAATGTTAAGGCTGATTTCTAA